The Ricinus communis isolate WT05 ecotype wild-type chromosome 8, ASM1957865v1, whole genome shotgun sequence sequence tttaaaaagaaaaagcttattttataaaaataacaataaaaaagtatctctttaaacttttaaatctAGGTTGAAATAGAtccattttactttttcattGATGTtatagataaaaaagaaaaaatattataacttCAAAAAGATctagtaaagaaaaaataaaatagtaaatatattatgaatttttttattattttcctcTCTTCCCAAACAGGGTAAAGTATATattctctcttatttttaatttttattttccctcCCCTCTTAGTTCCCCAAATTCCAAACATAGGGTTAAGAGAAGTCATGCCATCCTCACCCCATTCCAGAAAATTAGCTAAACTAgtgcaaaataaaaatttaattatgaaaagttTTTAGCAACCTCTGAATGAGATTAAACCTGggattttgttatttatataGGGGTATAATAAAACTGAATTATATGTTGATTAACAATTAGATCTAGAACAGAAAAACtggaatataattttattttttctgactAGTTACCTGCATGGAGTGTAAGGATAAGACATTTTGGTGACATTGGCATGCAGGGCCCTCTGAACATCTTCTCTGTTGAAAAAATTCACGGCATAACCTTCAGTACATGGATCATATCCTGATGGCAGCTTGCGCCAGAGGTCCTGAAAGCAAGAAACAGTGGGACAACCAGATGGCTATAGTTACAACATGCACGTGGAGAGTTAAATCAGATGGACATATATTCTTGTCAGGAAGAAGTAATTCATTGTATTGCCACTATTACCGTCTCCCATAAAcctttctgttttgttttttatcTGAGAAAAAGCATATAAGcctttgtaattgagataGGAATCATAATCTTTTTGTAGTAAATCATATcttcttattaataaatatagctcatttaatatatttattctatGTAAACATACTGCACCTAAACCTCCATaacatctatatatatatatatatatatatatatatattaatttttaaaattaatatttttttctatgtttaatttttgatatataaaatttttattttgatatttttgtcacataaaatttaaaatattttttgttaatttattgattaataagttatatttttatttcatatctaTTATGTGCTGCTTTCCcaactaatatttattttatatataaaattaactgaGACTAGTTGTTTACTTGTGCGTTGCAtgaccgttattattattttaattataaaatcaagtttatagatataatttaataaattttttaatatttaatgttaatttataatatttaaaaaataataacaaattaaatcttttcaaatttctttaatttctttttagaattttaaaattttattaatacaataatgtaaaaattatcttaagaatatttattaacttaattctattattatataaattgatactatcaatataactaatattactatttttaaaattagaaattattatataattaaaaatattaatttattaatgagtATAATATTTGgagatattaatttttataattaggatcattatctaattaaaaattaatttattaattaatatatattaaaatacaattaatatatttctaaaataatttattatctaattagaaaactaatcattatctaattagagatctaattaattattaatatgttatttcttaggattagACTTAGTTacgaaaataattaatatcttatgaaaaatgacaatcctattcatattttttataaattgtgctaatttttcataagtgttactagttacataaaaataaataatattataaaaataattatttttataaaatttaatgattcaCGAAAAacttgataaattttataaaaaattctaatatttttcgtAATTGTgaaatatattgttaaattacaaaaattaacaatcatcttcatatttttttcacaaattaaattaattcttcGTAAGTATTACTAGttgagataaaataaataatattataaaaaataattacttttacgaaagttaataatttataaaaatattaaaatttttcgtaatcacaaaatatattatttaattatgaaaaatgacaatcttctttattctttttcataaattatataattttcgtAAGTGTTATTAGTTGCAAAAAAATcattgatattataaaaaatgattacTTTTGTGAAATTCaatgatttatgaaaaaatcaaaaaatttatgaaaaaattgataaatttatgaaaagtattaaatttttcataatcacaaaatatattgttaaattacGAAAAGCGACAATCCTCTTCGGATTTTCTTataaatcaaactaattttttGTAAGTGAAACTAGttgcaaaaaaaaatgatattataaaaaaataataactttatgaaatttaatgatttacagaaaaattaacaaatttacaaaaaatattaattttttataattgtaaaatttatcgttgaattatgaaaatgatatttattttcatatttttgtaaattaaactaacttttcatatattagtgcataaaattttaaaatatttttagcaaatttcattttaattgataatctAGATAATTACAGGTTACAAAACTTTATTTTAGaaacaaattatataaattactatTATCTTATTGAGGGGCTAAAATAagtatgattattttattttaaacaaaataattatagaaagtttcctaattttaattggattcataatataatttcttcaaaaCAAGTAATTGGTTTACTTACGTGCATTGTGAGTTGACGAGGGCCAGCCGAGATTTTTTTAGACGCCTGAGAAGCATCATCGAGGCAAACTGGCGTGTAGATGCTATACATATCAATATTGGAATAGGCTTCCATGAACCCTCCAAAATGGACAGAGCAATTGTttacagcagcagcagcagcgaAGCTTTCCTTCAATTTAGAGCATTCTTTTACGCTGTGATAAAGCTTGTCTGAGATTATTGCATGACTCCATGCGTAATCCAGAATTCCAGATAAGTCCGTTTCATCATTAATAACTGCGTTTCCAATCTGTTTCACAAATATTCCAACATCATATGCATGCCGAAAATAATTCAATGTGTATATTGCAGAAATCCACTTACTAAAACTTCACATTTCACAACATTGTCAGTCATGGTCagtataaaataacaaatcatTCCAGTATCAAACTTTAATGTTTTTACTATTAGAAATTTAGCAATTCCAGCATGTGGCCTTTTCATTTGTAAAATTCGAAGAGAATTCGGGTTCggattaattttcttatatattgaTCCAATAATAATATTGGTAGCAATTATACTTGAAGCCTACAAACGAGACAACAATTACATGGCAGATTGGTAATAACATCTCCTTCATGCATAGAAGACGAGATAACAATCACATGGCAGATATACTTGCTAAGCAGGGaaactactttttttttagattttgttGCTTGGCTGTAATAATCGGTTGTGTTATCTGgtttccttttgttttctcatatgcaaGTGTTTTTCGTGTTTCCATTTTGCGCTTTGTAATGCTTGGTTTATATTCTCCATTTAAATGTATTTCTTACCAGCTATTTTCACTTAATATTCGGGGCCTAGGTTGGAATTTTGATTGTATCTATTGATTCGAAATTAGTTGGCTCCTATTAAGTATTTcttagtttatttataaataaaatgacatatttatcaaaaagaatttttaggtttaagtcatttcttttgtattaGGTGAATTTCATGGGTCTTctatagattaaaaaaaaaactagtagCAGTATATCACCTTTATGAAGGCTTACCATGAAAcccttaaaatttatatacgaGTTTTTAGTGGCtcctttgtttctttcataGATGAGCTCAGCTAGCTGTGGAACGTAATGACCTAATCAATAAGGATAGAATGTGTTAAtctaaaagcaagaagaaacatGATTAACTCAGATATATAATGAGAGCtcaatgaaaaggaaaaaatgaaaaagtaaaaagggaaagaaaaccATGGTACGTACCAGCATAGCTCTCCCCTGCCATAAAAAAGTCATGAGATTTGAATTCTGGGAACCTTTTAAACCAATTGATCAAGAAGGCATGCGAGTCATCTGCTGTAACTCGATCGCCAAGCTTCCGCAAATCTTGTGAATTATTTGTGTATGAAAAACCCACACCCACAGGTGCCTCCAGGAATAGCAGATTTGCAGCTAATTGCAGCAATAGCATAAGCAACTAAGTAAATGAATGTGAACAAAATAAGCCTGCTCATTAAACAAATGCATTTTGAATGGTATTTTACTTGTTTGCTTATGCACAAGAACTAAATGTCTTAATACTATATAACACTAAACCGTAACAGAGGTGATAgataattattaagaatttttggtaattgttaaatcaaataaattatacaacACCCAGAAAAATAAGGCAATACCTTTGTTCCAAGAGTACTTGTTAAGAATAAGCTCAGTTACATTTCTCCGAACAAGAAAAGGGCCAAGTTCTTGTGCTGCACCAAATGCTACAGACGAGCACCCAGGTCCTGacacaaaatttaataagcaATTTTTTGTGAAACAAAATtacacaataataaaatttaactagtttgctatatatatataactaaaatttaaattatatcttcgtaatttttttttatcttttgaacaaaaagaaacattaataaatagtatttaaaaaattcacttATAAACCATCCAAAACTCGATTAGATAAAAGATTCATCTaaacttattttttgaatgaatttaataaataaactgaGACTAAAATAGATAAAGTTTGAGTCATTAAATTCATAAGTTAACTCCTACTTAGACTTATGaactaaatttataagttaatatattaataatttatatctaaatataaattaaaaaatatatttcattataagaaatatttattcaatacTTAAACTCAACTAGAATAAATTGACCTTTTTATTAAGTTACCATTTTCTAacattctaaataaaataatttaaattttatataagagtTACCGCTTGGATGCACATTATAAAGGCAGAGAGGGACCACATTATGTGTCCTCTTGTAAATCTGTCTTTgtatccaaataaaaataaaaaagaaaaagaaaagacaaaatgATTTTACATTTTTCCAAAAGTTGCTTCGATTCTATCAATGCACAAATAGTACTGGGTTATGATCATTGACCAATGACCATATCATTGGAAATAGACACGATAGTTGAGTTGAGATCCACTCAAATGTTTACATGGGCCCAAAGCTCCATAGAAGAACATGCTGCATGGGGCCCAGTTTTTGTCGTTCACATGCTAAAGAGCAGgtagaaaattttgaaaaacagcataaaagaagaaacaaaagaacatAGGGAGAGGCTGGCAGAGACTAAATAGCTACTATGGGCAATAATGATGCATGACTGAAAGATGTGgtggtcttttttttttttttttttagtttttctttttattggcagactataaaaggaaaaagaaaaagaaggttatggcatataattaatttctaatttacaattataagttaatattACCTCTTTTAATGTTTTTCAAGACAGATACACTGTCAATTTCAAACTCagaagattattattattttccttaGAAGCTTGAACTGTAATGAAATTTTGAGAATTATTACATATTTGTATAAAACATGGAAGGTGAAAAGAATCAAGTTAGCaattatttagaataaaaaattattggtTAAGATGACAAgaagaataatttaattaagagagtattatattatatatgaactgaatgtatatttaaattgatttcagTTGTTTTAGGATATAAGTTTAAAATATtctatatttgattaattttacaaattatttatatttaaaacaacattgagttattttcttcattcaAAAAAGTTtcagatttaattattatttctaataaaaattatttgaaaaatataatttaaattacagcttaacaaattaaaaaaattattaattcaacTTCCACTTTagctcataaaaaataaatttataagtgattatttatatgaagattataaaattgaatgttgaaaatatttatttttttcttcaatataaaatctatttcgtgacatgaatatttttatttttttctgaaaatttaTTCTCtatgataattaatatatcagaAAGCCTTGAAATCACTAtatagttattaataataagatttattctatttaagaaatatagtattaattaattatggtGAAAACGTTATGAAACGACTGTCACGCCCTTTAAACAATTGAGAGATGGTATTACTGGTTGTCAGATACCAACAAAGCCCCCAGTAAAGTAGAACCGTTAAAGATGACggcaaatatttttttttacacaTCATTAAAAGTAACCGACCCGTTGTTGGACAACATGGACTGACATATCTCCTGCCAGGAGGAGATAACCATCAAACTGTTTTTCAGGGAAAAAAAAGCCAGGTTTTACGggaaaaaaaagttatttaccAATTAATATGtacgatatttttaattttttcccaAGTTATTCAGTGGCTAATTAATGATTAAagatattaattcatataaaattaataatattatgtactttctgttcttttataaaaatttaaatatttatgaattttgttataattgttttatattcaaacaaaaaaaatgataacaCCTACTTCTTGAgatatttattcaaaaaatgtaaaaattgAATCAGACTGAGCAAGCAGAAATAAACATTATGCAAGACATAATCTGGGAAGAGGTGATAGAGTGAATGACCATATCCCTGAGAAATAGGCCAATTAAAAATGATAGTCATCTGTGGAAAGACAAATAGGCCAATTTCATGATAGAATTTTAAAGCAGAAAGGGCAACAAAAATTAGTGCACAtgtataatagaaaaataaaaaatggaaaataagaaacaatgAAGTCAAGCATGCTTTAGGAAGAGCTAACCTCCATTTAGCCAAAGAACAAGAGGCTTCTGAGAGACATTATCTTGGGCTTCAAAGAACCAGTAGAACAACGCCTTTTGATCATTGGGTCTCAGTCTAACATAGCCAGCGTAGTGCCTGAAAGTCACCGGCGGTTGCCCAGGCAAGTTGCTCACTCTGTCCGCTTCTCGCTTTTTTTCTTCACcggtttcttcttcttctactccATAAACTGCTGCTGCTAAAAAAACACTAGTGCAAACTagataaaataagaatattttccATAACTTCGCCATTTTGAGTGTTTTGGGTCTAGGGCAGCTTATTATTAGTACTGATAGTAGCAGCAGAGCAAGTGCTGGTTGGGAGTTCTCAAGGGAgctcattttttatataggACTAGTGTGGGGAGGGGACAGGGTACTTAATTTCGTGGACAag is a genomic window containing:
- the LOC8271887 gene encoding serine carboxypeptidase-like 35 isoform X3 encodes the protein MSSLENSQPALALLLLSVLIISCPRPKTLKMAKLWKIFLFYLVCTSVFLAAAVYGVEEEETGEEKKREADRVSNLPGQPPVTFRHYAGYVRLRPNDQKALFYWFFEAQDNVSQKPLVLWLNGGPGCSSVAFGAAQELGPFLVRRNVTELILNKYSWNKAANLLFLEAPVGVGFSYTNNSQDLRKLGDRVTADDSHAFLINWFKRFPEFKSHDFFMAGESYAGHYVPQLAELIYERNKGATKNSYINFKGFMIGNAVINDETDLSGILDYAWSHAIISDKLYHSVKECSKLKESFAAAAAVNNCSVHFGGFMEAYSNIDMYSIYTPVCLDDASQASKKISAGPRQLTMHDLWRKLPSGYDPCTEGYAVNFFNREDVQRALHANVTKMSYPYTPCSHVIEKWNDSPDTVLPVLHKLLKAGIRIWVYRIEFSGRRLVREN
- the LOC8271887 gene encoding serine carboxypeptidase-like 35 isoform X4, with protein sequence MSSLENSQPALALLLLSVLIISCPRPKTLKMAKLWKIFLFYLVCTSVFLAAAVYGVEEEETGEEKKREADRVSNLPGQPPVTFRHYAGYVRLRPNDQKALFYWFFEAQDNVSQKPLVLWLNGGPGCSSVAFGAAQELGPFLVRRNVTELILNKYSWNKAANLLFLEAPVGVGFSYTNNSQDLRKLGDRVTADDSHAFLINWFKRFPEFKSHDFFMAGESYAGHYVPQLAELIYERNKGATKNSYINFKGFMIGNAVINDETDLSGILDYAWSHAIISDKLYHSVKECSKLKESFAAAAAVNNCSVHFGGFMEAYSNIDMYSIYTPVCLDDASQASKKISAGPRQLTMHDLWRKLPSGYDPCTEGYAVNFFNREDVQRALHANVTKMSYPYTPCSHVIEKWNDSPDTVLPVLHKLLKAGIRIWVYRWKSASDINKV
- the LOC8271887 gene encoding serine carboxypeptidase-like 35 isoform X1, which encodes MSSLENSQPALALLLLSVLIISCPRPKTLKMAKLWKIFLFYLVCTSVFLAAAVYGVEEEETGEEKKREADRVSNLPGQPPVTFRHYAGYVRLRPNDQKALFYWFFEAQDNVSQKPLVLWLNGGPGCSSVAFGAAQELGPFLVRRNVTELILNKYSWNKAANLLFLEAPVGVGFSYTNNSQDLRKLGDRVTADDSHAFLINWFKRFPEFKSHDFFMAGESYAGHYVPQLAELIYERNKGATKNSYINFKGFMIGNAVINDETDLSGILDYAWSHAIISDKLYHSVKECSKLKESFAAAAAVNNCSVHFGGFMEAYSNIDMYSIYTPVCLDDASQASKKISAGPRQLTMHDLWRKLPSGYDPCTEGYAVNFFNREDVQRALHANVTKMSYPYTPCSHVIEKWNDSPDTVLPVLHKLLKAGIRIWVYSGDTDGRVPVTSTRYSINKMGLTIKEEWRAWFHKSQVAGWVETYESGLILATVRGAGHQVPLFAPQQSLSLFSHFLSARPLPSLA
- the LOC8271887 gene encoding serine carboxypeptidase-like 35 isoform X2, producing MSSLENSQPALALLLLSVLIISCPRPKTLKMAKLWKIFLFYLVCTSVFLAAAVYGVEEEETGEEKKREADRVSNLPGQPPVTFRHYAGYVRLRPNDQKALFYWFFEAQDNVSQKPLVLWLNGGPGCSSVAFGAAQELGPFLVRRNVTELILNKYSWNKAANLLFLEAPVGVGFSYTNNSQDLRKLGDRVTADDSHAFLINWFKRFPEFKSHDFFMAGESYAGHYVPQLAELIYERNKGATKNSYINFKGFMIGNAVINDETDLSGILDYAWSHAIISDKLYHSVKECSKLKESFAAAAAVNNCSVHFGGFMEAYSNIDMYSIYTPVCLDDASQASKKISAGPRQLTMHDLWRKLPSGYDPCTEGYAVNFFNREDVQRALHANVTKMSYPYTPCSHVIEKWNDSPDTVLPVLHKLLKAGIRIWVYRRKFGDMEKQKIKHCCKI